Proteins encoded within one genomic window of Streptomyces sp. NBC_01314:
- a CDS encoding MarR family winged helix-turn-helix transcriptional regulator yields MPTQKTAPRIDPLTMEVVELIGTVVARYHEEYEDAAAEHTLTGAQARLLGLLSLQPLPMRRLAQKLRCEPSNVTGIVDRLEARGLVERRSDPNDRRVKLAAATPEGRRVAGSLRNSLDFAREPLAGLSTAEREALRDLLLRMVGA; encoded by the coding sequence ATGCCCACGCAGAAGACGGCCCCCCGCATCGACCCGCTGACCATGGAGGTCGTCGAGCTCATCGGCACGGTGGTGGCCCGCTACCACGAGGAGTACGAGGACGCCGCCGCCGAGCACACGCTCACCGGCGCCCAGGCCCGCCTCCTCGGTCTCCTTTCCCTGCAACCGCTCCCCATGCGCCGCCTCGCCCAGAAACTCCGCTGCGAACCCTCGAACGTCACGGGGATCGTGGACCGCCTGGAGGCACGGGGTCTGGTGGAACGCCGCTCCGACCCGAACGACCGCCGCGTGAAGCTGGCGGCGGCCACGCCCGAAGGCCGCCGGGTGGCCGGCAGCCTCCGGAACTCGCTGGACTTCGCCCGGGAGCCACTGGCGGGGCTGAGCACCGCCGAACGGGAGGCGTTGCGGGATCTGCTGCTGCGGATGGTGGGGGCGTAG
- a CDS encoding NADP-dependent oxidoreductase: MSDTPALPATSREWHLLSRPVGWPKDEDFALVEAEIRQPGAGEVLVRNKFLSVDPYMRGRMSDAKSYVAPFELGKVMQGGAVGEVVASAAEGIAVGDHVLHFGGWREYATFDAKQAVKVDADAAPLSTYLGVLGMTGLTAYAGLLRVGAFKEGDAVFVSGAAGAVGSQVGQIAKLKGASRVIGSAGSDDKVKILVEEYGFDAAFNYKNGPVWEQLKQAAPDGIDVYFDNVGGEHLEAAIGALNLRGRAVICGMISQYNSTEPTLGPRNMVKILQNRLRVEGVLVGDHYDFQSQFVQEVGPWVASGELKYRETVVEGIDNNLEAFLGVLRGDNTGKMIVKL; encoded by the coding sequence ATGTCCGACACCCCCGCCCTCCCCGCCACCAGCCGTGAATGGCACCTGCTGAGCCGCCCCGTCGGCTGGCCCAAGGACGAGGACTTCGCCCTGGTCGAGGCGGAGATCCGGCAGCCCGGCGCGGGTGAGGTCCTCGTACGGAACAAGTTCCTCTCCGTGGACCCGTACATGCGCGGCCGCATGAGCGACGCGAAGTCGTACGTCGCCCCGTTCGAGCTGGGCAAGGTCATGCAGGGCGGTGCCGTGGGCGAGGTCGTCGCCTCGGCGGCCGAGGGCATCGCCGTCGGCGACCACGTGCTGCACTTCGGCGGCTGGCGCGAGTACGCCACGTTCGACGCCAAGCAGGCCGTGAAGGTCGACGCGGACGCCGCGCCGCTCTCCACCTACCTCGGCGTCCTCGGCATGACCGGCCTCACCGCCTACGCGGGTCTGCTGCGGGTCGGCGCCTTCAAGGAGGGCGACGCCGTGTTCGTCTCCGGCGCCGCCGGTGCCGTCGGCAGCCAGGTCGGCCAGATCGCCAAGCTCAAGGGCGCCTCGCGCGTCATCGGCTCCGCCGGCTCCGACGACAAGGTCAAGATCCTCGTCGAGGAGTACGGCTTCGACGCCGCCTTCAACTACAAGAACGGCCCGGTCTGGGAGCAGCTCAAGCAGGCCGCCCCCGACGGCATCGACGTCTACTTCGACAACGTCGGCGGCGAGCACCTGGAGGCCGCGATCGGCGCGCTCAACCTGCGGGGCCGGGCCGTGATCTGCGGAATGATCTCCCAGTACAACTCGACCGAGCCGACCCTGGGCCCGCGCAACATGGTCAAGATCCTGCAGAACCGCCTCCGCGTCGAGGGCGTCCTCGTCGGCGACCACTACGACTTCCAGTCCCAGTTCGTCCAGGAGGTCGGCCCCTGGGTCGCCTCCGGCGAGCTCAAGTACCGCGAGACCGTCGTCGAGGGCATCGACAACAACCTGGAGGCCTTCCTCGGCGTCCTGCGCGGCGACAACACGGGCAAGATGATCGTCAAGCTCTGA